In Agarivorans gilvus, one genomic interval encodes:
- a CDS encoding Zn-dependent hydrolase translates to MYQCSLERMTDKITTFSQFGDAGHGGITRYTLSPEDVLARNEFIKRMEAIGAIIEIDDVANVYATLAGSDANAKRIVMGSHSDSVKNGGNYDGILGVLSAMEVLEAVAEQNIPHKHPLTAMIWTNEEGSLYPPAMMVSGVVCYDYLPQDVKGKFKLEDMLQSKSVLDKQTTFGQALDASGFKGEVAKRLSPDNYQCMFEIHIEQGPILEDAGKDIGVVDCVLGMFNYRLRFYGQTVHAGTFPMPKRRDALYAASQAICYLHDEIDKLGYADLVYTTGEIECHPNVHTCVPDEVDFCIDVRHESAEVLAKVLAVVKSCADKTWVGCDCQVDKMWNRDTVYWDESLVGFVKSAAEETGVSHQMVHSGAGHDAQFVAYMMPTTMIFVQSKDGLSHCELEYSSPSSVPPVQRYY, encoded by the coding sequence ATGTATCAATGTAGCTTAGAAAGAATGACCGATAAAATCACCACTTTTAGCCAATTTGGTGATGCTGGCCATGGCGGCATTACCCGCTATACGCTGTCTCCCGAGGACGTGCTGGCAAGAAACGAATTTATCAAAAGAATGGAGGCGATTGGCGCGATCATCGAAATTGATGATGTGGCTAATGTCTATGCAACCCTTGCTGGCAGCGATGCGAATGCTAAGCGCATCGTGATGGGCTCTCACTCTGATTCAGTTAAAAATGGCGGTAATTACGACGGTATTTTGGGTGTATTGTCTGCAATGGAAGTGTTAGAGGCTGTTGCTGAACAAAATATTCCGCATAAACACCCGCTTACTGCGATGATTTGGACCAATGAGGAAGGTTCTCTTTATCCGCCTGCGATGATGGTATCGGGGGTGGTGTGTTATGACTATTTACCCCAAGATGTGAAAGGTAAATTTAAATTAGAAGACATGCTGCAGTCTAAGAGCGTGCTGGATAAACAAACCACCTTTGGTCAGGCGCTTGATGCATCGGGTTTTAAAGGTGAGGTGGCTAAGCGACTCTCGCCCGATAATTACCAATGCATGTTTGAAATTCACATCGAACAAGGCCCTATCTTAGAAGATGCCGGCAAAGATATAGGGGTAGTGGATTGTGTTTTAGGCATGTTTAACTATCGCTTACGCTTTTATGGACAAACCGTACATGCCGGCACATTCCCTATGCCAAAACGTCGCGATGCCTTATATGCCGCTTCGCAGGCCATTTGTTACTTACATGATGAAATCGACAAATTGGGTTATGCCGATTTGGTCTACACCACCGGTGAAATTGAATGTCATCCCAATGTGCATACTTGCGTGCCCGATGAAGTGGATTTTTGTATTGATGTACGCCATGAAAGCGCGGAAGTATTAGCCAAGGTATTGGCCGTTGTTAAATCCTGTGCCGATAAAACATGGGTTGGCTGTGATTGCCAGGTCGATAAAATGTGGAATCGCGATACGGTTTATTGGGATGAAAGCTTAGTGGGTTTTGTTAAATCCGCAGCCGAAGAAACCGGCGTGTCGCATCAGATGGTGCATTCCGGCGCCGGGCACGATGCCCAGTTTGTCGCTTATATGATGCCAACAACGATGATTTTTGTGCAGTCAAAGGACGGCCTATCGCACTGTGAGTTGGAATACTCATCCCCGAGCAGTGTACCGCCGGTGCAACGGTACTACTAA
- the hydA gene encoding dihydropyrimidinase, with translation MSWNTHPRAVYRRCNGTTKCSIKSRRPIRQGAHVDLIIKNGTVVTASDTVKADVGIRDGKIVAVGVDLAAEGAKVVDASGKLVLPGAIDAHTHLAMPFGGTTSADSYLAGTRAAACGGVTTVFDYPMQRKGMSIQQVIDSKKAICEQEACVDYAYHCIITDLNEGAILEEMAAAVESGISSFKCFFVYKKEGMMVDDGTFVQLMLKAKEVGAMINLHAENPDLIDYNIERFLAEGKTSAWYHYLSRPEYVEAEADKRAVHWAKHFQAPLYLVHMADEEGLEAAIEAKKDNSDIFIETCPQYLEFTCDVYKREDGRNFVCSPPMKAQQSQDALWKAIKNGGIDVVATDHCPFQSNEKDWGKDDFTKIPNGCAGVENLYPYMLSAANQGKISFNKAIELCSTNPAKIFGCANKGSIAVGKDADIVIYDPEIDFTISVDNMHSDYDHTIWEGIQLKGYPIQTYSRGRLVYDHGDFVGEAGWGKFIKREKANRG, from the coding sequence GTGAGTTGGAATACTCATCCCCGAGCAGTGTACCGCCGGTGCAACGGTACTACTAAATGCAGTATTAAAAGCAGACGCCCAATAAGGCAAGGAGCTCACGTGGATTTAATTATTAAAAACGGTACGGTAGTAACGGCCAGTGACACAGTTAAAGCTGATGTCGGTATTCGCGATGGCAAAATCGTTGCGGTTGGTGTGGATCTAGCGGCAGAAGGCGCCAAGGTGGTGGATGCCAGCGGCAAGTTGGTGTTACCGGGGGCAATTGATGCTCATACTCATTTGGCAATGCCATTTGGTGGAACCACCTCAGCCGATAGTTATTTGGCGGGCACTCGGGCTGCTGCTTGTGGCGGAGTGACTACGGTATTTGATTATCCGATGCAGCGCAAAGGCATGAGCATTCAGCAGGTGATTGATTCTAAAAAAGCAATTTGCGAGCAAGAAGCCTGTGTCGACTATGCCTACCATTGCATTATCACCGACTTAAACGAGGGTGCTATTTTGGAAGAAATGGCTGCGGCGGTGGAGTCTGGGATCAGCAGCTTTAAGTGTTTCTTCGTTTATAAAAAAGAAGGCATGATGGTAGATGATGGTACCTTCGTTCAATTGATGCTTAAAGCCAAAGAAGTGGGAGCCATGATCAATCTGCATGCCGAAAATCCCGACTTGATTGATTACAATATTGAGCGCTTTTTAGCTGAAGGAAAAACCTCAGCCTGGTATCACTATTTGAGCCGTCCAGAATATGTCGAAGCAGAAGCCGATAAACGCGCTGTGCATTGGGCCAAGCATTTTCAAGCACCGCTGTATTTGGTGCATATGGCGGATGAAGAAGGGCTTGAGGCCGCGATTGAAGCGAAAAAGGATAACAGTGATATTTTCATTGAAACCTGTCCGCAATATTTAGAGTTCACTTGCGATGTGTATAAACGCGAAGATGGCCGAAACTTTGTTTGCTCACCACCGATGAAGGCGCAGCAAAGCCAAGACGCGCTGTGGAAAGCAATCAAAAATGGTGGCATTGATGTAGTCGCAACCGACCACTGCCCATTTCAATCCAATGAAAAAGATTGGGGCAAAGATGATTTCACCAAAATACCCAATGGCTGTGCAGGGGTAGAGAACCTCTATCCTTATATGCTGTCGGCGGCCAATCAAGGAAAGATCTCTTTCAACAAGGCGATTGAATTGTGTTCCACCAATCCGGCTAAGATTTTTGGTTGCGCGAATAAGGGCAGTATCGCGGTGGGTAAAGATGCCGACATTGTTATTTATGACCCTGAAATCGACTTTACAATTTCAGTAGATAATATGCATTCCGACTATGACCACACCATCTGGGAAGGCATTCAATTAAAAGGTTATCCCATCCAAACCTATTCACGAGGGCGCTTAGTTTACGATCACGGTGATTTTGTTGGTGAAGCGGGTTGGGGGAAATTTATTAAGCGGGAAAAGGCCAATCGAGGTTGA
- the nth gene encoding endonuclease III yields the protein MNKEKRLEILTRLRDNNPHPTTELNFASPFELLAAVLLSAQATDVSVNKATDKLFPVANTPEAIYALGVEKLKDYIKTIGLFNSKAENLIKTCKILIEQHGGQVPENREALEALPGVGRKTANVVLNTAFGWPTIAVDTHIFRVSNRTKFAMGKNVDLVEQKLLKVVPKEFKVDVHHWLILHGRYTCVARKPRCGSCIIEDLCEFNEKTSD from the coding sequence ATGAATAAAGAAAAACGTTTAGAAATTCTGACTCGCTTACGCGACAACAATCCGCACCCCACGACTGAGCTTAATTTTGCTAGCCCCTTTGAATTATTGGCAGCTGTATTATTGTCGGCTCAAGCCACCGATGTATCAGTAAACAAGGCCACCGATAAGTTGTTCCCGGTAGCCAATACGCCCGAAGCCATTTATGCCTTGGGTGTTGAAAAGCTAAAGGACTACATCAAAACCATTGGTTTGTTTAACTCCAAAGCCGAAAACCTAATTAAAACCTGTAAGATCCTTATCGAGCAGCACGGCGGCCAAGTACCGGAAAACCGTGAAGCGCTAGAAGCCCTGCCCGGCGTTGGCCGTAAAACCGCCAACGTAGTACTCAATACCGCCTTCGGCTGGCCCACCATTGCGGTTGATACCCATATTTTTAGGGTGAGTAACCGCACTAAATTTGCCATGGGCAAAAACGTGGATTTAGTAGAACAAAAGCTACTAAAGGTAGTGCCTAAAGAATTTAAGGTGGATGTACACCACTGGCTGATTCTACATGGCCGCTACACCTGTGTAGCACGCAAACCACGCTGTGGCTCCTGCATCATCGAAGACTTGTGTGAGTTCAACGAAAAAACCAGTGACTAG
- the rutR gene encoding HTH-type transcriptional regulator RutR has protein sequence MVKAGISLKGTQVETLKKTRVSTQPGARRRKTFDDKRQFILNTALSVFSQFGFHGTTMEQIASSADISKTNLFYYFKSKEALYLTILENILNDWLAPIAGFDEVDEPKTALENYIRLKLELSRDQPEASRLFCLEIIQGAPILKNYLKGELKNIIDEKSKVIERWISQEKIKPIDPVQLIFFIWSTTQHYADFNVQIKAITGKDLSNKKFFEETCSAIQRLIIDGLC, from the coding sequence ATGGTTAAAGCTGGCATCTCTTTAAAAGGCACTCAGGTTGAAACATTAAAGAAAACTCGTGTGAGTACTCAACCTGGCGCTCGTAGACGTAAAACCTTTGACGATAAAAGGCAGTTTATTTTAAACACGGCACTTTCCGTTTTTTCTCAATTTGGGTTTCATGGTACAACCATGGAGCAAATCGCTAGCAGTGCCGACATTTCTAAAACTAATCTATTTTATTACTTCAAATCTAAAGAAGCGCTATATCTGACCATACTGGAAAATATCTTAAACGATTGGTTAGCGCCGATAGCCGGTTTTGATGAAGTGGATGAGCCTAAGACGGCGCTTGAGAACTATATTCGCCTTAAGTTAGAGCTCTCCCGAGACCAACCAGAAGCGTCTCGCTTATTCTGTCTTGAGATTATTCAAGGCGCGCCGATCCTTAAAAACTATCTTAAGGGAGAGTTAAAAAACATCATCGATGAAAAATCTAAAGTCATAGAGCGTTGGATAAGTCAGGAAAAAATTAAGCCTATTGATCCTGTTCAGCTGATCTTTTTCATCTGGTCCACTACTCAGCATTACGCTGACTTTAACGTACAAATAAAAGCGATTACCGGAAAAGATCTCAGTAATAAAAAATTCTTTGAAGAAACTTGCAGTGCTATTCAGCGATTGATTATAGATGGTCTGTGTTAA
- the rsxG gene encoding electron transport complex subunit RsxG, whose protein sequence is MTSKRQSMMSNASKLALFAFACTLLVVIVNFFTEDKIAEQIQRQLVKSTNEVLNPELAASSYQQQCYVAVNEPLLGNAKQQTVRVISQNQQAQALVYQTTAPDGYSGAIQLLVGVNSDGSISGVRVVQHNETPGLGDKIETRKSDWIYQFNQQRLVADDDSRWAVKKDGGQFDAFTGATITPRAVIKAVKNVLFYHKANQQQIIQSASDC, encoded by the coding sequence ATGACCAGTAAACGCCAGTCGATGATGTCTAATGCCAGCAAGCTGGCGCTGTTTGCTTTCGCCTGCACCTTGCTAGTGGTAATTGTGAATTTCTTTACCGAAGATAAGATTGCCGAGCAAATTCAGCGCCAGTTGGTAAAATCGACCAACGAAGTATTAAACCCTGAGTTAGCGGCTTCAAGCTATCAGCAGCAATGCTACGTCGCCGTAAATGAACCTTTGTTAGGTAATGCCAAGCAGCAAACGGTGCGAGTAATTAGCCAAAATCAGCAAGCCCAGGCCTTGGTTTATCAAACCACCGCGCCCGACGGTTATAGTGGCGCCATTCAACTATTGGTGGGTGTGAACAGTGACGGCAGCATTAGTGGCGTTCGCGTGGTACAACACAATGAAACACCCGGCCTAGGCGATAAAATCGAAACCCGAAAATCAGATTGGATATATCAATTTAACCAACAGCGCTTGGTAGCGGATGACGACTCTCGCTGGGCAGTGAAAAAAGACGGTGGCCAGTTTGATGCCTTCACTGGCGCTACCATTACCCCTCGAGCGGTAATTAAAGCGGTGAAAAACGTGTTGTTTTACCACAAGGCTAATCAGCAACAAATTATTCAATCGGCTAGCGATTGTTAA
- a CDS encoding electron transport complex subunit E, with translation MSEYKKLAWQGLWKNNPGLVQLLGLCPLLAVTSTLTNALGLGVATMLVLIASNTTVSLIRQWVAKEIRIPVFVMVIASFVTCIQLLMNAFTYGLYQNLGIFIPLIVTNCIIIGRAEAFAARNEVKPAAFDGLMMGLGFTIVLMVVGAIRELLGNGSLFYGIELLLGDWASFLYIQVVDFNEHFLVAILPPGAFLVMGFIIAIKNIIDNRVANKQQAVIVSNAENSQTL, from the coding sequence ATGAGTGAATATAAAAAACTGGCTTGGCAAGGCCTTTGGAAAAATAATCCCGGTTTAGTACAACTGCTAGGTTTATGCCCGTTGTTGGCCGTTACCTCTACCCTCACCAACGCCTTAGGCCTTGGTGTGGCAACGATGTTAGTCTTAATTGCTTCCAATACCACGGTATCGTTAATTCGCCAGTGGGTCGCTAAGGAAATTCGTATTCCGGTATTTGTAATGGTCATCGCCTCATTTGTAACCTGTATTCAACTACTGATGAATGCCTTTACTTACGGCTTGTACCAAAATCTCGGCATATTTATTCCGCTCATCGTGACCAACTGCATCATCATTGGACGCGCCGAAGCCTTTGCTGCGCGTAACGAAGTCAAACCCGCCGCCTTCGACGGCCTAATGATGGGGCTGGGCTTTACCATAGTACTTATGGTGGTAGGCGCAATTCGCGAACTCTTGGGTAACGGCAGCTTATTTTATGGCATAGAACTATTACTAGGCGACTGGGCGTCGTTTCTTTACATTCAGGTCGTGGATTTTAACGAACACTTTTTAGTGGCCATTCTGCCGCCGGGCGCATTTCTGGTGATGGGCTTCATCATCGCTATAAAAAACATCATCGACAACCGTGTGGCCAACAAGCAGCAGGCCGTTATCGTTAGCAATGCAGAAAACTCCCAAACACTATGA
- a CDS encoding TIM-barrel domain-containing protein → MKMSWSLVSKFLLVLWLGFGTQASQASKQVWQSKILNQHTLVLTAGVEQPNFFEPSLMLETSHNEALPLLPIKESLSSPWYQLNLVEQGRCLSLVDAAHSKQALSRLCLESQKVDRWKLSLSEGGIQQIYGLGQQHNTQGNADGDWIGRKRIPGNRMGNAMVYQGEGAVGNTQIPIMYLLGEGKQNLALFFDHVQPLVFDFTKAPYSIQGKGKRARIILIAGENLADLRSRYLALTGKPPVPPKAMFGLWLSEYGFDNWQELDSKLASLHKAQFPLSGVVLDLQWFGGIKENSNYTQMGSLTWDEKNFPNHQQKIAELKQRNIGVMVIEEPYIGGELNEFYSLAHAGALARSCAPPCMEPAYIKDNPWWGKGGMLDYSSDKGAAFWHDYRREALIDDGVIAHWTDLGEPELYQRKAWYAGVNIDGELKHDHQSVHNLYNLLWSRSIYKGYQRNQRQQRPFIMSRSGTAGSQAYGVAMWSGDIGVNLANLRSHFNAQMHMSLSGIDYFGSDIGGFHGTSWDEQYTQWFAAALFTDVPVRPHTQNLCNCKETAPDRIGDTASNLFNVKQRYALNPYYYTLAHRAWREGKAVVAPLVYAYQEDPQARSNGSMKLIGNALLVAVEAKDKAEETSVYLPKGQWFDYRTKQMFNSSGEQLQQPLYINEIYRLPLFVKAGHIVPRQVENEATLDLLVVLDESGQAKGQLIEDDGATIAYQQQAIQETQFSAELADSLRIRIHPAKGQYQDAPNVKSYQLELANLVKSKTIKAAYFNGQVIELGKQTASGFLLAAQQVDVYQGGEWLLEFNE, encoded by the coding sequence ATGAAAATGAGTTGGTCTCTAGTCAGCAAGTTTTTGCTTGTACTATGGCTGGGTTTTGGAACTCAGGCCTCTCAAGCGTCTAAGCAGGTGTGGCAAAGCAAAATACTCAATCAGCATACGCTAGTTCTAACTGCTGGTGTTGAGCAGCCTAATTTTTTTGAGCCTAGTTTAATGCTAGAAACCTCGCACAATGAAGCGCTTCCTTTATTGCCTATTAAAGAGTCCCTATCTAGTCCTTGGTATCAACTGAATCTTGTTGAGCAAGGCCGCTGTTTGTCCCTAGTAGATGCTGCACATTCCAAGCAAGCGCTTAGCCGTTTATGTTTAGAGTCGCAGAAAGTAGATCGGTGGAAGTTAAGCTTAAGCGAAGGGGGAATTCAACAGATTTACGGCCTTGGTCAGCAGCACAATACCCAAGGGAATGCCGACGGCGATTGGATAGGCCGTAAGCGTATTCCGGGTAATCGCATGGGTAATGCTATGGTGTATCAAGGTGAAGGTGCGGTAGGCAATACCCAAATTCCGATTATGTATTTATTGGGCGAGGGTAAACAAAACTTAGCCTTGTTTTTTGACCATGTTCAGCCTTTAGTATTTGATTTCACCAAAGCACCATATTCTATCCAAGGCAAAGGTAAGCGAGCCAGAATCATCCTGATTGCGGGAGAAAACCTAGCTGATTTACGTTCTCGTTACTTAGCGTTGACCGGTAAGCCGCCAGTTCCGCCCAAGGCGATGTTTGGCTTGTGGTTGTCGGAATACGGTTTTGATAATTGGCAAGAATTAGACAGTAAACTTGCTAGCTTACATAAAGCGCAATTTCCGCTTTCGGGTGTAGTGCTCGATCTACAGTGGTTTGGTGGAATTAAAGAAAATTCTAACTATACCCAAATGGGCTCTCTCACCTGGGACGAGAAAAACTTCCCCAATCATCAGCAAAAAATAGCTGAATTAAAGCAGCGTAATATTGGCGTGATGGTTATTGAAGAACCATATATTGGCGGCGAGCTTAATGAGTTCTATTCACTTGCTCACGCGGGTGCATTGGCCCGTAGTTGTGCTCCGCCTTGCATGGAGCCTGCTTACATAAAAGACAATCCATGGTGGGGTAAGGGCGGTATGCTGGATTACTCTAGTGATAAAGGTGCAGCCTTTTGGCATGACTATCGCCGTGAAGCCCTAATTGATGATGGAGTGATTGCCCATTGGACCGATTTAGGTGAGCCCGAGCTTTACCAGCGTAAAGCATGGTATGCAGGGGTGAATATTGATGGCGAACTGAAACATGACCATCAAAGTGTCCATAACTTGTATAACCTGTTGTGGAGTCGAAGTATTTATAAGGGTTATCAACGTAACCAGCGCCAGCAGCGTCCGTTCATTATGAGCCGCTCTGGTACAGCAGGCAGCCAAGCTTATGGTGTGGCGATGTGGTCGGGCGATATAGGAGTTAATTTAGCTAACTTACGTAGCCACTTTAATGCACAAATGCATATGAGTTTGTCGGGCATTGATTATTTTGGCTCAGACATTGGCGGGTTTCATGGTACCTCTTGGGATGAGCAATATACCCAATGGTTTGCCGCGGCGCTATTTACCGATGTACCGGTAAGGCCGCACACCCAAAACCTGTGTAACTGCAAAGAAACCGCACCAGACAGAATTGGCGATACTGCCAGTAACTTGTTCAATGTTAAGCAGCGCTATGCTTTAAATCCGTACTATTACACCCTGGCGCATAGGGCGTGGCGCGAAGGAAAAGCCGTTGTTGCACCTTTAGTTTATGCTTATCAAGAAGATCCTCAAGCTAGATCGAATGGTTCGATGAAGTTGATCGGGAATGCATTATTGGTAGCCGTGGAAGCTAAGGATAAGGCTGAAGAGACCTCGGTTTATCTACCCAAAGGACAATGGTTTGATTACCGTACCAAGCAAATGTTTAACAGTAGCGGTGAGCAACTACAGCAGCCTTTATATATAAATGAAATATACCGCTTACCGTTGTTTGTTAAAGCGGGCCATATAGTGCCGCGACAAGTTGAGAATGAAGCGACGCTAGATTTGCTGGTGGTGCTGGATGAAAGTGGCCAAGCAAAAGGTCAATTAATAGAAGATGACGGTGCAACTATCGCCTATCAACAGCAAGCTATTCAGGAAACTCAGTTTAGTGCTGAACTTGCTGATAGTTTACGAATACGTATCCACCCAGCCAAAGGGCAGTATCAAGATGCTCCGAATGTAAAGTCTTATCAGCTAGAGCTAGCTAATCTAGTTAAAAGCAAAACAATAAAGGCCGCTTATTTTAATGGTCAGGTTATTGAGTTAGGCAAGCAAACCGCTAGTGGTTTTCTCTTAGCTGCTCAGCAAGTAGATGTATATCAAGGCGGCGAATGGTTGCTTGAGTTTAATGAGTAA
- the rsxD gene encoding electron transport complex subunit RsxD — translation MINKPLQSSPFVRKPIQTKTLMFWVILCLLPGLAVQSYFFGIGTLSQVLLAGLTAVIAEALVLILRKRPIFATLADNSALVTGMLLGLALPAYAPWWIAVIGTSFAILVVKHLYGGLGHNIFNPAMAAYVLLLVSFPVTMTSWMPPQSLLSESLSSLDGLNLIFSGFTIDGFSLNQIASVDGHTLATPLDEMKTQLSLGYTSSEISQSPTFGFLAGVGWQWINLAYLAGGLALIYLKVIRWHIPVAFLSTLLLLSVAAAIISPDHNTPVLVQLFSGATMLGAFFILTDPVSAATSNRGRLIYASLVAVLVFVIRNYGGYPDAVAFSVLLSNMAVPMIDHFTKPRVYGYGEGSKHDQ, via the coding sequence ATGATCAATAAACCATTACAAAGCTCTCCCTTTGTAAGAAAACCCATTCAAACCAAAACCTTGATGTTTTGGGTAATCTTGTGTTTGTTGCCCGGGCTGGCGGTGCAAAGCTACTTCTTTGGCATTGGCACACTAAGCCAAGTATTACTGGCTGGTCTAACGGCAGTAATTGCAGAAGCCTTGGTGCTAATACTGCGTAAGCGGCCTATTTTCGCCACGCTGGCAGACAATAGCGCCCTAGTCACAGGTATGTTACTGGGGCTAGCCCTACCCGCTTACGCGCCGTGGTGGATAGCCGTAATTGGCACAAGCTTTGCCATTTTGGTGGTTAAGCACCTGTATGGCGGCTTAGGGCATAATATCTTTAATCCAGCCATGGCAGCCTACGTATTATTGCTAGTGTCGTTCCCGGTCACCATGACCAGCTGGATGCCGCCGCAAAGTTTATTAAGCGAAAGTTTATCGAGCCTAGACGGCCTAAACTTAATCTTCAGCGGTTTTACCATCGACGGCTTTAGCCTGAACCAAATTGCCAGTGTTGATGGGCACACCTTAGCGACTCCTTTAGATGAAATGAAAACCCAATTGTCTTTGGGTTACACCTCCAGTGAAATTAGCCAAAGCCCCACCTTTGGTTTTCTTGCGGGGGTTGGCTGGCAATGGATTAACCTTGCTTATTTAGCCGGAGGTTTAGCCTTGATCTACCTTAAGGTGATCCGCTGGCATATTCCGGTGGCTTTTTTAAGCACCTTATTATTGCTAAGTGTGGCAGCGGCCATCATTAGCCCCGACCATAATACGCCAGTATTAGTACAGCTATTTTCTGGTGCTACCATGTTGGGTGCGTTTTTCATTCTTACCGACCCGGTCAGCGCCGCTACCAGTAACCGCGGCCGCTTGATTTACGCCAGCTTAGTTGCGGTATTAGTATTTGTAATTAGAAACTACGGCGGTTACCCCGACGCGGTGGCATTTTCGGTACTACTCAGCAATATGGCGGTACCAATGATTGACCATTTCACTAAACCGCGTGTCTACGGTTACGGCGAGGGAAGTAAACATGACCAGTAA
- the preA gene encoding NAD-dependent dihydropyrimidine dehydrogenase subunit PreA — MANLEIDFSGIKSPNPFWLASAPPTNTGGQIMRAFDAGWGGAVWKTVGNPVKNLHSRYAALKGGKGKIIGLNNIELISDRGLSINLKEMAEVKKLYPDNALIASIMAGTQAEWIELIRRVEDTGVDGFELNFSCPHGMCERGLGSAIGQEPEVAAEIMHWVREATSLPVLMKFTPNVADIRDQGRVAVDGQADGVALINTIKSIIGVDLEDFIPYPKGRNGATNGGYCGTAVKPIALHMLASLGRTDWFNLPVSGIGGINNWKDCAEFIALGSTSVQVCTAVMHHGFGIVEGMISGLSKYLDSKGMSSVNELRGKALAQYKDWGELDMNYKVVASINEKRCTGCGKCYTACNDGAYQSIDISDRKAKSGDPIPVINTDKCKGCNLCSLVCPRDCISMKDVSVSDSVKTWQQIISNGEFALTDGILSKELEV, encoded by the coding sequence ATGGCGAATTTAGAAATCGACTTCAGCGGCATTAAAAGTCCTAACCCGTTTTGGTTGGCATCGGCACCTCCCACCAATACCGGTGGGCAAATCATGCGGGCCTTTGATGCAGGATGGGGGGGAGCGGTTTGGAAGACCGTGGGTAATCCGGTTAAAAATTTACATAGCCGCTATGCCGCTTTGAAAGGTGGCAAGGGTAAGATTATAGGTTTGAATAATATAGAACTCATATCTGACCGCGGCTTAAGTATCAACCTTAAAGAGATGGCCGAAGTTAAGAAGCTCTACCCTGACAATGCGCTGATTGCCTCGATTATGGCGGGTACTCAAGCCGAGTGGATCGAACTGATCCGCCGTGTGGAAGATACCGGCGTAGATGGATTTGAGCTTAATTTTAGTTGTCCTCATGGCATGTGCGAACGAGGTTTGGGTTCGGCCATTGGCCAAGAGCCTGAAGTAGCGGCAGAAATCATGCACTGGGTAAGGGAAGCCACCAGCTTGCCAGTACTGATGAAGTTTACCCCCAATGTGGCGGACATTCGTGATCAAGGACGCGTCGCAGTCGATGGTCAAGCCGATGGCGTGGCCCTAATTAATACCATTAAGTCAATTATTGGCGTGGACCTAGAAGATTTCATTCCCTATCCCAAAGGGCGAAATGGCGCAACCAATGGTGGCTATTGTGGGACTGCGGTGAAACCAATAGCGCTGCATATGTTGGCCTCACTGGGTCGAACAGATTGGTTTAACTTACCGGTGTCTGGTATTGGCGGAATAAATAACTGGAAGGATTGCGCCGAATTTATTGCCTTGGGCAGTACCTCGGTTCAGGTGTGTACTGCGGTGATGCACCACGGCTTTGGCATTGTAGAAGGGATGATTTCAGGCCTTTCAAAATATCTTGATTCCAAAGGTATGAGCAGCGTGAATGAGCTGCGCGGTAAGGCCTTGGCTCAATATAAAGATTGGGGCGAGTTGGATATGAACTACAAGGTGGTGGCTTCCATTAATGAGAAAAGGTGCACCGGTTGCGGCAAGTGTTATACCGCCTGTAATGATGGCGCTTATCAATCAATAGACATTTCAGATAGGAAAGCCAAAAGCGGTGACCCCATTCCGGTGATTAATACCGATAAGTGTAAGGGCTGCAATTTGTGCTCGCTGGTGTGCCCGCGCGACTGCATTTCAATGAAAGATGTGTCGGTTAGCGATTCGGTGAAAACCTGGCAACAGATTATCAGTAACGGTGAGTTTGCTTTGACTGACGGAATTTTATCAAAGGAATTAGAGGTATAA